A DNA window from Tachysurus fulvidraco isolate hzauxx_2018 chromosome 4, HZAU_PFXX_2.0, whole genome shotgun sequence contains the following coding sequences:
- the fam241a gene encoding uncharacterized protein FAM241A: MSKELPAVINGRDFEGQRRYPGGYTADSEQNDLRARAQMHGTSNTMPQAASDTVPEAAQVDDCERLGTLFGMFNKCLRGIGFTQLYFGEKIVEPMVVLLFWLLLWFLGIQALGLVGTLCIIIIYLQK; the protein is encoded by the exons ATGTCTAAGGAGTTGCCGGCAGTCATTAACGGTCGTGATTTTGAGGGTCAGAGGAGGTATCCAGGAGGTTACACAGCAGACAGCGAGCAG aaTGACCTCCGGGCAAGAGCACAAATGCATGGCACTTCTAACACCATGCCTCAGGCTGCATCAGATACAGTACCAGAGGCAGCCCAAGTGGATGACTGCGAGAGGCTGGGCACTCTGTTTGGGATGTTCAATAAGTGCCTAAGAGGCATCGGCTTCACACAGCTCTACTTTGGGGAAAAGATCGTAGAGCCTATGGTTGTGCTTCTCTTCTGGCTGCTACTCTGGTTCCTTGGCATCCAGGCCCTGGGTCTCGTAGGAACTCTTTGTATCATCATCATATACCTCCAAAAGTAG
- the eif4eb gene encoding eukaryotic translation initiation factor 4eb — translation MATAEPEVILNPLKSEEENSEETSQEIVSPECYIKHPLQNRWSLWFFKNDKSKTWQANLRLISKFDTVEDFWALYNHIQLSSNLMSGCDYSLFKDGIEPMWEDERNKKGGRWLITLNKQQRKHDLDSFWLETMLCLIGEAFDDYSDDVCGAVVNIRTKGDKIAVWTSDYENKDSVTHIGRVYKERLGIPMKMTIGYQSHADTATKSGSTTKNKFVV, via the exons ATGGCGACCGCAGAGCCG GAAGTAATATTGAATCCATTGAAGAGTGAAGAGGAGAACTCAGAAGAGACAAGTCAGGAGATTGTCAGCCCTGAGTGTTACATCAAACATCCGCTACAAAACAG ATGGTCTTTATGgttctttaaaaatgacaagAGCAAAACATGGCAAGCCAACTTGCGACTGATTTCAAAGTTTGACACAGTAGAAGATTTCTGGGC gCTTTATAACCATATTCAGCTGTCCAGTAATTTGATGTCTGGATGTGACTATTCACTGTTCAAG GACGGCATTGAGCCCATGTGGGAGGATGAGAGAAATAAGAAAGGAGGGCGCTGGCTCATCACCCTCAACAAACAGCAGAGGAAGCACGACTTGGACAGTTTTTGGCTGGAAACA ATGCTTTGTCTTATAGGAGAAGCTTTTGATGACTACAGTGATGATGTTTGTGGTGCTGTAGTCAACATCCGAACAAAAGGAGATAAAATTGCTGTCTGGACTTCCGATTATGAGAACAAAGATTCAGTAACACACATAGG GAGGGTGTATAAGGAGCGATTAGGAATCCCTATGAAGATGACCATTGGCTATCAGTCTCATGCTGACACAGCCACAAAGAGTGGCTCAACTACCAAGAACAAGTTTGTGGTCTGA